In Rhineura floridana isolate rRhiFlo1 chromosome 4, rRhiFlo1.hap2, whole genome shotgun sequence, the sequence AACTGATTAGAAAAATTGATTAAAAGTTTTTGATCAATTAAAAAAGTGCCCCAATTAAagagttagatatttgtaatgtaAATGCTTATCAATCCGTGGGCAGCTGGCTGGCACTTTCTTAGATGAGGTATTGCTCTAGTTCCATTCTGACACAGGGCAATGCCTCTTCTGAGACAGTATCTGTTAAGACACAGGAATGCATACAACCAAAAAACCCTTCTTTCTTCAGAACTACTTTTGTTCTTATGCAAGTTTATACAGAATTAAACCTCATAATTGATTAAAAGACATCTTTACTCAAGTGACAGACCTACAACAAGCAGTTTTTGTGGACTCCAGATATTTAGTTCAACATAAAAAGTTATTATCTTGTTTCATGATGGGAACAAGGAACTACCTTTAAAACTAATTATGAAGATTAAagagtgtgaaaattggagggagaaatatcaataatttaagatatgtagatgataccatactactagcagaaaccagtagtgatttgaaaggaatgctgttgaaagttaaagaggaaagcacaaaagcaggactacagctgaacatcaagaagactaaagtaatgacaacagaagatttaagtaactttaacgttgacaatgaggacactggacttgtcaaggattatcaataccttggcacagtcattaaccaaaatggaggcaacagtcaagaaatcagaagaaggctaggaatgtggaggacagctgtgagagaactagaaaaggtcctcaaatgcaaagatgtatcactgaacactaaagtcaggatcattcagaccacggtatttccgatctctatgtatggatgtgaaagttggacagtgaaaaaagctgataagaggaaaatcaactcatttgaaatgtggtgttggaggagagctttgctcatcccatggaccgcaaaaaagacaaataattaggtgttaaaacaaattaaaccagaactatcattagaagctaaaatgatgaaactcaggctatcatactttggacacatcatgagaagacatgattccctagaaaagaccataatgctgggaaaaacagaagggagtagaaaaagaggaaggccaaacaagagatggattgattccataaaggaagccacagacctgaacttacaagatctgaacagggtggttcatgacagatgcaggtcacagattcatagggtcgccataagttgtagtcgacttgaaggcacataacaacaacaatttctcccagcagcaaaaaaagttcTACAGGGAGCCTCTAGATATATTTCTTTTGGACAACAGAGTTTCGAAGACTTAGGGTGGTGGCTTTGACAACGGCGGGGGGGGGCATCCAGAACTGGTATTTTTccccaggtgtattctgcaatatgTCACTGAAGCAATAGCTGTGCGTTGTGATTTAAACTGGACCATCCACGCATCAttctcctttattagttgttctgcaatgcttcaatgttactgcattattgccatctggaggggcactcacatttatatttattaaatttatatcctgccatttctccctgaaggagaccagggtggcactCTAGCACGTTAAAAGCAAGACACAGAAAACAGAAACCCCAgaatatttgtggtatgaaaagttacaggatttcagcaggaagctatgggaaACAAAGTTGTGTGCCcatcctgaaacttttgcaggttcaaaaagtattgaaagtgggatcctgtgtaaatgcctgataccatcatgagcacaaaccatcatgaatgcataataaaaaggatgtctggagcaTCCCCAAGAGACAACTTTGCCTTCCACTAACACACAGCTCACTTAACTCTCTTACTCTCTCCTTCCTTTCAGCTGGAGGTCTTGCGAAGCTAGCTCATTTAAAACACAAATTCTCCATCGATCTGGAGATCATGTTGTACCTATTACCTCCCACTGAAGTAATTTCTCAGACAGGAGGGAATGCATTTTCATAGATAATGCTGCATAGGCTATAGGGGAGACATGGGACTGCAGAGTCTCTCCATCAActctgctggctcctcctctccttgaactcTTTTCATTCAAGTAGGTCATTGCAAAACTTCTGTAACTAATAAATGGTTGCCAGGGTTTGCTTTTTCCTCCTGCCTCCCAAtctatttttccttttgtgtcgtgtCTTTTGGATTGTAGGTCTGAGGGTAGGGATTGTTTTATCATTGACATTTGTAAGCATTCTGGGAGCTTTTTCCCccctgaagagcaggataaaaatgttttaaataaatataaaacaactgAACATATGTATCATCtcaggaagggggagaaaaaagaAGTGCACTTGTTGCTACAgaactattgtttttattgatatgcaaCTAAAACATGCAAttaagtctgtgttggaattgctttttaatatgttctaaacctttttttaaaaagactatgtttttaacctttttttaaagatgtcggaagctttttaaaaaaatgttttcaaagatgttttgctttaatgtattttaaagtctgtttttatgatgttttaaagtgtttttagtgcttttgtttgacaccctgggctcctgctgggaggaagagtgggatataaatcaaatattgtaataaataaataaataaataattgactaagatttctttaatcaggTAGCATCTCTAATTTTCTGGTTATCATACAGTGGTCATCCAGTACCTGAGTACACCTGCTCATTTTCATCACTGTTGTAGATTGTGATAACAGAAAAGATGAGCAATATAGAACACAGATCAGCACCGTATAAATATTAGACTCCTTTGCAGACACAGAGTCTATATTTATATACCAGTCTACATAGCAATAAGCACTAGAAACATGCTTTTTCACCAAAAACCCAATTCCTGTTGCCATTTGCTCAGTATTcagagttgccttatactgagactgAGTCATGGAAATcaggtgctctgtcactaagGTATGAGCCAGTTGTAGCAACAGGTAGGGTATGATGTCACAGTGAGGCATCTATGACATCAGTCTGACAGTTGGCTCTGTAAGTCTGGTTTTGCTTGTTATGCAATTGATATTGTCTTGGGTTCTATAAGTGCATCATGGGAGTGAGAGCCTAGTGAAACCAAAAGGCTGCCTAGTGTGGTGTCCTGTCTTGTTATTCACACTCCTACTGCCTTAAGCCTAAATTTCTTATGGTAAGAATAATTGTTTCTTAATTATCCTCTGTCTTGCTATTACTTCTGAAAACTCACAAGTAGTTTACATGGGGCTCAGCGAGTCTTCCAGCCAAGCACTGACCAAAATGGAACTTACTCAGCTTTAACAATGGGCCCCTCTAGACTGGTGTTTATTGAGGGTGtactctgcaacatgttcttgacacaataatagtctattagcagtgccggatttaggcataagctaacaagctacagtttagggcctcacaatctgcaggggcctcaacaaatttcagaatttttttgggggggggggcttttaaaattttatgtgtactgaatatatggtgtaattttttaacaaagggcctccaagctttatatagcttagggcctcaccaagtctaaatccggcactgttATTAGTGATGGATCTatcctgctttagtttgttctgtgatgcttccccgatgctaccacattattgctgtcattattgcaacaaaaatgggacaaaaataaatcagaacatttgtgatatgaaAAGTTATGAGATTTCAGCAGCAAGTTAATGGGAAATGCACTGATTGCAAGGGAAGCAATCAAGGTTTACAGCCACAAACTGgactgaaagtgggattgcatatgGCTGCCCTGATAgcgtcatgagcacaaatcattatgAATATGCAACAAAAAGCACATCTGGAGGAACCCAGTATCCTGTGCCCCTCAGATCATAGTCTTCTGTTCCCAATTTTGGCAGAAAAAAATAGGTAGCTTTGCATCAGCTGCCTAAATTGATTTTCAGTATGCAGCCTGTAGGTCAACCTGATACAGTTTCCAAGCTAAGTAAGTTGTGAACTCAAAGCTTTAACTTCAAAAGCAACAAAGGATAAAGGTGTAATATTTAAAGAGAAGTAATGAGTTCTTCACCCGTGCAGTGAGAGCTGGGCTACTTGACAGCTGTGAGATACACATGACAGATGCAGATACCAATAAATCAAAGTCTGGCCCCTTCCACAATGCTTCATGAGAGCTGCCTTCTTTtctaacatttaaagcacaatatgtatgtttattcatttatattttcatccatcttattttttttaaagcaacatttttaaaaaattgcaagatTGGTTCTAGGAAGGGTGTTGAAGGACGCTGGTGGACTTGTGACGTCACAGCCACTACCCAATAAGCACCCTCCACAGATGGACCTTCTCCATTCAAATTTTACCACATTGAATCCTGcactttttggttttttttaaagatcagcTGAAAACCAAAGGCATATGTTTTTTCATTAATCAGCAAAATTCTAGAGGCTTCAGTGGGCGAGGACAAAAACCCTGCCAAAGATCAAGAGTGGCATGCGGATGTTCTGATAAGGGAAAGTGATGAGGGgcaaatttaattttgtttgcattttaatgagaaactacataATTCATCCTTCTTGAACCAATACATGAACCACAATACAGCTGTCCTTTAAAATTCgctcttctccaaatgttgtgatgcagttctccaaccacacaaagtgcacatacatgcatatattaggggaagatgTGCCTACAACTGTACATATTAataaaaagaacatacaaaaatgcattatattaggggaaaataatTGCAAAAAAGGGTACATtagaactgtatacaaaaatgtgtttattaggcaaaattcacattaaaatgctgagacatgttcatgaggatttttgtaaaAAACTGTAAATTGCTGAGGAAATATAGAGAACCCTCTTAGAGGGAAAGattaaaagtgatggacatgacagaagtgtatagaaTTTTGCATGGTGTAGAGAATGCGGGTAGAGAGCAAGTTTCCAGGAGCATTGCACAGAGAATTACTGCTGCCCCCATAGCCCATCTCTTGTTCTGTGCAATGCTCCAAAAAGTAGTGTTAAGTCATCACATAACAGCATCAAATAGCATCATTCCCAGGAACATTTCTGGACCTGTTTTGAAAGTGCTTCCTAGCCACTTGCAGCAACTTtgacctgtttttttaaaagttttttaaaaagaagggggaaaggaatAATAGTTTTTATAATAATGTGCAACCGTTTTGCTGCTGTTGGGTtcctctggaggagagaagaggcAGCCAGCTGTAAGTCATTTAGCCTGGTGAGAAGACCCCTCCCTTCTGAACTGTTTCTAAGTTAGACTGCTGAGCCTCCTGGGAGTGCAGACTCTATTGTTAGCTTCTTTCTCCTTTTTGCTTTGTCTTTATGTAATTAAATCTAGATGATTTCTCTTGtaatactgaatttattttatgtttgttaaaTAGTTGCTTTTTGTcctatttgaatttattgttattatgttctATAAACTGATTTCTCTCCCCTACCCAtatgctttgtattttgaatatttgttgtgagccactttgggcacagcttgctgtggaaaggtggcatatttTTTCTCTGTGTTATGAATTATCCCATTTCTAAGCTGTTTCACTTTTAATgttacattttaattttattatttgtatattatcttttttatttgttaaattatctTTATTTTATATAATCAACACTAATTTTTTAAGTCTTCCTATTCAACAGAGCTATGCCAGGACTGTAAAGAGTAACTCCATCTATCCTAGCTAAGCTAAAAAccctagctttcatttaaaactaACCAGGGTGATGCCTGTATGGTGGCCAGTCTTCTATTGAAGTAGGAATAGAaagatgtcaattttggttctctcattttctcatttttccaatattcagttctctatatttctccagcaatttgcaatttttaaaatcattaaaattctccagcattttagtctaggttcctcctaataaacacatttctgtaggtggttttgactaatgtacaggagtatagtcatccagggtcttggggtgtgtgtcttagaccccttatttttagaggagcagggtccctgtgtctccagcatcctatgacccaatcagcatgaaaggggagtgtattagtcaGTGAgaagtcttttaacatgcttccttgtcctttcctgctgattggagtgaaaggaggtgaatcagccactgagaagactcttctcagtagctaacagtttcccctttcatgctgattgacatcCTAGGGATGTctccaaggatctcattcttaacccagcagcaaaaaaggaaaggatgtggctgtgactataatgaaggaaTCCTGCATGTCTGAATTAGTGACTACTGTACACTActgctaatgtacatatttttgcaagccatttctcatcatataatgcatttttgtatgttattttcactcatatatttatttttatgcactttctcctaatatatgcaattttgtaaactttggttggttggtaaactacattgcaaaattcaggtaagtggggATTTTGAGGGACGGCTGTGCTTTTGTTCTCATACTGTTTAGGAaggtgcaaatttaatagattcagcttgaaaatgcaaactgaatcaaaattctcacccatccctaatttgaagggctatcagaggacagtcctctatctgaaggtgtcctctgtttgaGGGCTGCCTGGTCcgagtctggtttaaagataaagcagaagaagaaggaggaacAGAAGGAGGaggcttgaagttgcccatcaacagttagcacctggacactCAGTCTCAGTAGGGAATGGGTTTTAGAAATACTCTTACAGAAATGCTTGTATAAATATATGATAGATACTGAAtgggcacacaggtcacctggtcacagtcttccccgctATGGTTTGAAgtaatgtatttctatttaaattatactaattatttctaaatttgtatctatcatatttatttatacaagcATTTCTGTAAGAGCATTTCTAAAACACTAGCCCATTCCCAACAATATGACAGAGTAcaagaaaataattaaaatatcataaaattataaaatcataaaacagaACAAATGAACAATGAACCAAGACGTATAAATATAGATTCTAATGAGAAACACTGAATCTAGACAtaaaaattagcacatgcaaagtTTTTGGTGGAGGGTTAATGCATTCCCCCATTTTTTTGGCAAGGTGCAAGTGGCCACTCTAGCTGTTTGCACAATGCTCCTGTACATTTACAGCATGTTACATGCCCTTTTTGTACCAGGAAGACAACCCAGAAAATGCCCCATCTGCTGCCGACAATGTGACAGAGCCAACATCGGCCCCGGATGATCTGACTGAGCCACCCTGTACCCCAAACGATGTGACAGACCCACTAGACATCCCAGATGAAGAGGCATACATTTTGATGAAGCCACAGGTGGAAATACACGATCTGCATCATGCCCTGGCCCACACAGAGGGGGAGATGGGCAACTGGGTCCCAATGGAGCAGCCAAACAACAAGCAGGCCCATGCCCTGGCAACTCAGCTGGAGAAGATGCGCCTTGACATGGAGCTCACCATGACCAGGTACCGATACGAAGACAACGAGAAACAGTGGCAGCATGAGGAGAAGATGGAAGCCATGCGCCAGCAGGCCCTATCATTGACACAGGTAAGGTACATGGAGATGagaaaagtacaggaagaaaaacaaataaaagatcAGGGCCATTTTGTTGTAGTCTTTGTGACAGAGGTGTACTGTAGAATTTGTAGCTGTCCAcatcttgctggactacaacttcgaGCATCCCTGAgtccattggccaagctggctggggctgatgggagctgaagtccaataacaactggagggccacaggttacccacccctgccTTATGGGCTTAAATTGGTTTAATAGTCATTCCTTCTCCTGAGAGAATCTGGAGACTGTAGTGTGGTGAGAGCAAGCGGGGAGATATATCTGACAAAGAATTTTCAGCACCCCACAGAGAAAACTGCAAAGGCTAAGACATTTCCTGTTGTCAGCAAACAGCCAGTAGCCTGATTTAATTAACTTTCCAAATATGACTAATATCAAATGGCTCAGCTGGTAG encodes:
- the LOC133384512 gene encoding transmembrane protein 247-like: MKPQVEIHDLHHALAHTEGEMGNWVPMEQPNNKQAHALATQLEKMRLDMELTMTRYRYEDNEKQWQHEEKMEAMRQQALSLTQPSGGAHHFLLPQDQFTLFLYCFIFIHVIYIAKELVFFFIKKHEMVAIGAILICAIKTFWK